In Mycolicibacter virginiensis, the DNA window GGACACAGCACGTGCGGGTAGTTGTGATGGGTTGCGGCCGGGTGGGAGCCTCGCTCGCCGACGGGCTGTCCCGGATCGGCCACGAGGTCGCCATCATCGACCGAGACAGCACCGCGTTCAACCGGCTCAGCCCGGAGTTCAACGGCGAACGAGTGCTCGGTATGGGCTTCGACCGCGACGTCCTGCTGCGAGCCGGCATCGAGGAAGCCGCCGCGTTCGCCGCGGTGTCCTCCGGCGATAACTCCAACATCATCGCGGCCCGGCTGGCCCGGGAGACGTTCGGCGTCTCGCGGGTGGTCGCCCGTATCTATGACGCCAAGCGGGCCGCGGTCTACGAGCGCCTGGGCATCCCGACCATCGCCACCGTGCCGTGGACCACCGATCGGCTGCTCGACGCGCTGACCCGGGAAAGCGAGACCACCAAGTGGCGTGACCCCACCGGCACCGTCGCCGTCGCCGAGGTCGTCCTGCACGAGGACTGGATCGGTCGCCCCGTCACCGACCTGGAAGCCGCCACCAACGCCCGAGTGGCGTTCTTGATCCGATTCGGAACCGGCATCCTGCCCGAGCCCAAGACGGTGATTCAGGCCAGCGACCAGGTGTACATCGTGGCGGTGTCGGGCCGGGTCGCCGAAGCGATCGCCATCGCCGCGTTGCCGCCCAGCGAGGACCTGGACAAATGAAAGTAGTCGTAGCCGGCGCCGGCGCGGTCGGACGATCGATTGCGCGCGAGCTGCTCGACAGCGATCACCAGGTGACATTGATCGAGCGCAACCCCGATCACGTCGACACCGAGGACATCGCCGACGCGCAGTGGCACCTCGGCGACGCCTGCGAGCTCAGTCTGCTGGAGTCGGTGCACCTGGAGTCCTTCGATGTGGTGATCGCCGCGACCGGCGACGACAAAGCCAACGTGGTGCTGTCCTTGCTCGCCAAGACCGAGTTCGCGGTACCGCGGGTGGTGGCCCGCGTCAACGATCCCCGCAACGAGTGGCTGTTCACCGACGCCTGGGGCGTGGACGTCGCAGTGTCCACGCCGCGCATGCTGGCCTCGCTGGTCGAGGAGGCCGTCGCGGTCGGAGACCTGGTGCGGCTCATGGAGTTCCGCAAGGGGCAGGCCAACCTGCTGGAGATCACGCTGCCCGACGACACCCCGTGGGGTGGCAAGCCGGTGCGCAAACTGGCACTACCGCGTGACGCCGCGCTGGTGACGATCCTGCGCGGGACACGGGTGATCGTGCCGCAGGACGACGAGCCGCTCGAGGGCGGCGACGAGCTGCTCTTCGTCGCATCCAGCGGCGTCGAGACCGAACTGCGCGCGCTGCTGCTACCGGCCCACTGAGCGCGGTTCGGGCTCGGCCTCACCCGCGGTGGGCCGCTCATCCAGCGCGCGCTGCACGTATTTGACCGCCAGGTAGGTGACCACCGCCGCCACCGCGGTCAGCGGCCAACCCATGGCGATGCGCGTCACGCCCAGCCAGCCGGTCTGATCGGCGTTGTAGAGCAGTCGCTGGACCACGAAGCGGGAGCCGAACACCAGCGCCCAGGTCAGCGTCGCAAGATCGTAGGCGTAGACCGCCGACCGCAGCTCACGCCAGGTCTGGGGCTGGCCGCTGGCCCACGACCAGATGTAGCCGACAACCGGGCGGCGGATCACCATCGATGCGGCAAACACCACCGCCCACACCAGCGACGTCCAGATTCCGAGCAGGAAATAGCCCTTGGAGTCACCCATCAGATACGCGATCAGGGCGCAGACGGCGACCCCGAAGAAGCCGGAGATGGCCGGTTGACTGGACTGCTTGCGGATCAGGCGCCACACCAGCACCGCCGCCGCCACGCCCAACGCCGATAGGACCGCGACGCGCAGTCCAAAGAGATTGGAGGCCGGCACGAACACCACGATCGGCAGCGAGGAGTAGATGACTCCGGCCAACCCGCCGATCTGCTCCAGGAGCCGCTGCGGCCCCTGAGCGCCCTCGACGCTGTATTCCTCGCTCATCGCTGCACCGGCCCGGAGGGAGGCGCGATCACTGCTGGATTTCGTAGTGGGGGTTGTAGATGGCCTTGCAGCCGCTTTCGAGTTTGCCCAGCCGGCCGTGCACCCGCAGGGTGCGGCCGGAGTCGATGCCGGGGATGCGTCGCTGCCCCAGCCATACCAGCGTCACCGTGTCGGTGCCGTCGAAGAGCTCGGCGCGGACGCCGCCCACGCAGCCCTTGGCGTTGGCTTCGACGCTGCGCAGTACCCCGACCATGGTGACCTCTTGGCCGCGTTGGCAGTCGATCGCGCGCTGCGCGCCGGTGTTGAGCGCCTCATCGGACAACTCTTCGACGTCACGCAGCTCGGGATCTTCCGTCAATCGCCGAGTCAGCCGGCGCAGGTACCCTTTCGGAGCAGCCATTGCCCTCTCCCTCAATCGTGTGCGCACGCTACGGTAGACCTGTTGAATATCTAATGCCACATGACCTGCCTACGGGGTGGCTGACAACACCCAACATGATCAAGAGGTGGCATGTTTCTGCGCGGCGTGACGGCCGTCCTGCTGCCGGGGACCGGATCCGACGACGACTACATTCGCCGGGCCTTCTGCGCTCCGTTGCAGCAGGTGGGTGCCGAATTGGTCACTCATCGCCCGCAGCCCGGCCGCCTCATCGAGGGCTATCTGGAGGCGCTGGAGGCGGCGGCCATCCGGTCCGGCCCGATCCTCGCCGGCGGGGTCTCGATCGGCGCGGCGGTGGCCACGGCGTGGGCACTGCGCCATCCCGAGCGAGTGGTCGGAGTGCTGGCCGCGCTGCCGGCCTGGACCGGCTCCCCTGATGACGCCCCGGCAGCCCACGCCGCGCGCTACAGCGCCGGGCAGTTGCGCAAGGACGGTCTGGCAGCGGTCGTGGCCCAGATGCGGGCATCGAGCCCGACCTGGCTCGGCGACGAGCTGACCCGGTCGTGGACCGCGCAGTGGCCGCAGCTGCCCGACGCCCTGGAAGAGGCGGCGGCCTATGTTGCGCCGACAGAGGCCGAGCTGGCGACTCTGACCGTGCCGATGGGCGTGACCGCGGCCGTCGACGACGCGGTTCATCCACTGCAGACGGCCACCGAATGGGCCGCCACCGCCCCGCGCGCGGCGCTGTGCACCGTCACCCTGGACCAGATCGGCGCCGACCCGACCGCCTTGGGCACCGCCTGCGTGAACGCGTTGAGGATCGCTGCGGGCTAACTGCCTCTAGCGGCTAACCGCCGGGCTTAACTCGGCGGTCCAGCTTCGCCTCTCCTGCGTCGAGGCTCGCTAACCGCCGGGGTAATTCGGCGATCCAGCTTCGCCTCTCCTGCGTCGAGGCTCGCTAACCGCCCGGGCTTAACTCGGCGGTCCAGCTTCGCCTCTCCTGCGTCGAGGCTCGCTAACCGCCGGTGATAGTGCGCAACTGCTGCATCGCGGATCCCTCCACGCTGCGGCGTGCGGCCGGCGCGGGCGGTACGTCGCCGCCTCCACCGAACATGGCGGACTGCTGCAGCGCGGCCGCCTGCTGGGCTGCGGCCTGCTCGGCCGCTGCCTGCTGCGCCGCTGCCTGCTGCGCCGCGGCAGCGCGTAACTGCTCGGCCATCGGCTCGGGCAGCCGCACCGGCAACGGGGTGCGCACCGGCAGTGGAGTGTCGCCGCGCCGGACGACCGTGTCCGCCAGCGCCTCTCGCGCCTGCTGGGCGAGCACGTCCATGGTCTCTGGCCGGCCGTTGATCACGCAGCGCACCATCCAGCGGTAACCGTCGACACCGATGAACCGCACGGCGCCGGTCGCCGAACCGAGCACCTCCCGGCCCCACGGCCCATCGACGATGCTGACCATCGCGTTGTCCCTGCGCAGCGCCTCGGCCAGCTCACCGGCCACCTCGCGCCACAGACCCGGGGACTTGGGCGCCGCGTAGGCAGCGATGTTGAACCGGCCGTTGGGCGTCACCAGCCACACCGCACTGGGGACGCCCGCCTCGCTCAGCTCGACCTGGACCTGAGCACCCGCGGGCATCGGCACCAGCACCGAACCCAGGTCGAGTCGGGCCGTCGTCGCCGCTGCCGGGTCGTCGAAATCTTCGATGTCGAAGGGGCCCTCCAGCTCCTCCGAATCGGATACGAACTCGTCCGCTGCTCCGGAGGCTTCCGGCCCGGCGCTCGTCGGCTCGTCCGCCTCGCCCTTGCCTTTACCCCTACCGAATGCCATCACAGCCGCCCATCTTCATCGCTTCGTCGTCGCAAGCCATCACAGGCTCGCGTGCCCACCGGAGGACCCGTGTCCACCGGAACCACGGGTCGTCGGTTCCAGCCCGGCCTCGTCGAACGAGGTCACCTCGATCAGTTCCGGAAGCTCGACCCGCTGCACCAGCAGCTGGGCGATCCGGTCGCCGCGGTGGATCACGATCGGCGTCGCCGGGTCCAGGTTGATCAACGAGACCTTTATCTCACCACGATAGCCCGCGTCGACGGTGCCGGGACTGTTGACGATCGAAAGACCTACCCGCGCAGCCAAACCCGACCGGGGGTGGATGAGACCGACCATGCCGAAGGGAATTGCCACCGCGATCCCGGTAGGTACCAGGGCACGTTGACCTGGACCCAACTCGACATCGACCGCGCTGTAGAGGTCGACGCCGGCATCGCCGGCGTGAGCACGGCTCGGCAGTGGAAGATCCGGATCCAGGCGAACAACCGCAAGACTGGGTGACACGAGGCGCAAGACTACTCTTAGCCGGATGTCGGGATCGCGCCTGAACCATCGGGCATCGCAAACAGTGCGCTACAGCGAACAGCTGTGGGTGCCGTGGTGGTGGTGGCCACTGGGGTTCTTGGGTAACGGCCTGATGGCCTACGAAGTCCGCTTGGGCCTGCGCACTCTGCCCGGCTGGCTGCCGTTCGCGGTGTTCTTCGCGATCACCGTCGGCGCCCTGCTGTGGCTGGGACGCATCAAGGTGCGAGTCGTCGAAAGCGGCGGGGAAACGCAGCTGTGGGCCGGCGACGCGCACCTGCCCGCAACGGCGATCGCACGCTGCGCCGAGGTCCCGCGATCGGCCAAGTCTGCAGCGCTAGGCCGTCAGCTCGATCCGGCGGCATATGTCGTCCACCGTGGCTGGGTGGGGCCCATGGTCTTGGTCGTGCTCGACGATCCCGACGACCCGACACCGTACTGGCTGGTCAGCTGCCGCAATCCGCAGCGGGTACTGGCGGCGTTGCAGGCCTAGCGACGTATCCCCAGCGCGACCGAGTCGGCCACTGGGGACACGTCGTTTCTACGGTGTGGGCCCACCCCCTTGCGGGGAACGGGCCGTCGCCATCGGACTAAGCAGGATTGAGCGGGACGGGCCCGGTCAGGCCGCGCAGTCGGTGCAGATCATCACACCGTTCTTCTCGCTGGCCAGACGGCTGCGGTGCTGAACCAGGAAACAGCTCGAGCAGGTGAACTCGTCGGCCTGCTTCGGCACGACACGCACCGACAGCTCTTCACCGGACAGGTCGGCGCCCGGCAGCTCGAACGACTCGGCCGATTCGGACTCGTCGACGTCGACCACAGCGGACTGCGCCTCGTTACGCCGCGCCTTGAGTTCCTCCAACGAATCCTCGGAAACGTCGTCGGTCTCGGTGCGCCGCGGGGCGTCGTAATCGGTAGCCATGGTCTTCTCCCCTCAAGTCCCCTCGAAACCCTGCGCGAGCTTTGTACCAGCGTCGAACGCATCCACCAAATGATTCGTGCCCGGAACGCCGCCAGATCAACTGTGATTTACGTCACATTACATTCCTGACCACGGTGATCGTCGGTGCGAGCGCCCTCTAGAGTGCGTACGTGGTCGCGCAAATCACTACCGGTTCCGAGTTCGACAAACACGGTCGGCCGTTCCGGCGACGCAACAACCGACCGGCCGCCTACGCCTTGGCCGCTCTGGCATTACTGACCGCCGTGGCATGGGGCGTAGCACTCACCCGGCCGGCCGACGTCCATGAAGTCGCGGTGTGCAATGCCCCGCCGGCGCCGACCGAGCCCGCCCAGCCGCGGCTGGGCACTCAGGTGCCGCGTGCCGCGATGATCAGCACCACCCCGGCCAAACTGGCCGACATCAAAGCCCGCGTCCTCAACGCCAGCGGCCGAGCCGGACAGGCCGCCGATGTCGCCGACGCACTGCGCGACGACGGCTTCGCGCAGCCGACCGCCGCCAACGACCCCATCTACGCCGAGGACCGGCTGGACTGCCAGGGCCAGATCCGCTTCGGCCCGGCGGGCCAAGCCGCGGCGGCAGCACTGTGGTTGGTGGCGCCGTGCACGGAACTGTTCCGCGACGACCGCCCCGACGACTCGGTGGATCTGGCGGTCGGCAGCGACTTCGTCAGCCTCTCCCACAGCGATGACATCGAGGCCGCGCTGGCCGGACTGCGTCCAGACGCCACCGGATTGCCCGACCCCGCACTGCTGACCAAGATTCATTCCGGCACCTGCTGACGACCGATCGCCGAAGAGGAGATCCGATGACCGGCACCGACCCTGTCCCCTCCCCGATCGAGGACCGTCCGATCGCCGGTGCACGGCGGCAGCGACGGGGCTTCGGCGTCGACGTGGGCGGCAGCGGCATCAAGGGCGGCGTCGTCGATCTGGACACCGGCGCGCTGATCGGTGAGCGGTTCAAGCTGCCCACGCCCAGCCCCGCCACACCGGTCTTGGTCGCCCAGACCGTCGCCGCGGTGGTCCGGGACTTCGGATGGACCGGCCCACTGGGGGTCACCTATCCAGGCGTGGTGGTCAACGGTGTTGTGCAGACTGCCGCCAACGTCGACAAGTCCTGGATCGGGCTGAACGCGCAGGAGACGATCGCCGCCGAACTCGACGGCCAGGAGATCGTCATCCTCAACGACGCCGACGCCGCCGGGCTGGCCGAGGAGCGGTTCGGCGCAGGCAAGAACAACAGCGGCGTGGTCGTGTTGCTCACCTTCGGAACCGGGATCGGCTCGGCGGTGATCCACAACGGAAAGCTGCTGCCCAACACCGAACTCGGGCATATCGAGGTGGGCGGCAAAGAAGCCGAACACCGGGCCGCCGCGTCGGTCAAGGAGCGCAAAAACTGGTCCATGGAGAAATGGGCCAAGCAGGTGACCATGGTGCTGATGGCGATCGAGGACGCGCTCTGCCCGGACCTGATCATCGTCGGGGGCGGAATCAGCCGTAAAGCCGACCGGTGGGTGCCACTGCTGGGCAACCGGACCCCGGTGGTCGCCGCGACACTGCAGAACACCGCGGGGATTGTCGGGGCCGCGATGGCGTCATCGGCCGACGTGACCCGCTGAATAACGCCCGCTCGGCGATTACCGCCTCACCCTGTCGTTACAATGGTCGACGGCGGCCGCCTAACCGATAGCGGCGACTATCCCAGTTGATCACCAACTGAAATAGAGCCGACATTCGACATACCCGACACTTTCGGTTGCGCACGACGCTGCAACCCGAAAGTCAGTCCGACCGAAGGGGTGGACGTGGCAGCGAGCAAGGCACAGCCGGCGACTGAGGAGCCCAAGAAGGGCAGTGCCGCCAAGGCACCCGCCAAAGCCGCCGTGAAGTCGCCTGCGAAGGCTCCCGCCAAGCGGACCGCGGCCAAGGCCACCAAGGCAGCGCCCGCCAAGAAGGCCACCAAGTCCACGGCGCGTGGCGCCGCCGCAGACGGCGCAGCCAAGCCCGCGGCCCGGTCGACCCGGGGCCCGGCGAAGAAGGCCGCCAAGGCCACCAAGGCCGGCGCGAAGAACACCGACGCCGACTTGGCACCCGAGGATCTCGACACCGATGTAGAGCTGGACGGCGAGCCCGGTGACGAGGACATCGACGACGCCGACGTGGCCATCGACGATCTCGAGGATGGCGACGGCGACGACGCCGCACCGGGTCCCGCCGCCGTCGCCGCCGGTAGTGCGGGCGACGAAGAAGACGACGAGATCGCCGAGCCCAGCGAGAAGGACAAGGCGTCCGGCGACTTCGTCTGGGACGAAGAGGAATCCGAGGCGCTGCGGCAGGCCCGTAAGGACGCCGAACTCACCGCCTCGGCCGACTCGGTGCGGGCCTACCTCAAGCAGATCGGCAAGGTCGCGCTGCTCAACGCCGAAGAGGAAGTCGAGCTGGCCAAGCGGATCGAGGCCGGTCTGTTCGCCACCCAGAAGATGGCCGAGCACACCGAAAAGGGCGAGAAGCTCGCGGTCGCCTACCGGCGTGACATGGCGTGGATCTGTCGCGACGGCGACCGCGCCAAGAACCACCTGCTCGAGGCCAACCTGCGACTGGTGGTGTCGCTGGCCAAGCGTTACACCGGCCGCGGGATGGCGTTCCTGGACCTGATCCAGGAGGGCAACCTCGGCCTGATCCGCGCCGTGGAGAAGTTCGACTACACCAAGGGCTACAAGTTCTCCACCTACGCCACCTGGTGGATCCGCCAGGCCATCACCCGCGCCATGGCCGACCAGGCACGCACCATCCGTATCCCGGTGCACATGGTCGAGGTGATCAACAAGCTCGGCCGCATCCAGCGTGAGCTGCTGCAGGACCTGGGTCGCGAGCCCACCCCCGAGGAACTGGCCCGGGAGATGGACATCACCCCGGAGAAGGTGCTGGAGATCCAGCAGTACGCCCGCGAGCCCATCTCGCTGGACCAGACCATCGGCGACGAGGGCGACTCCCAGCTCGGCGACTTCATCGAGGACAGTGAAGCCGTCGTAGCCGTCGATGCCGTGTCGTTCACCTTGCTGCAAGACCAGCTGCAGTCGGTGCTCGAGACGCTCTCCGAGCGTGAGGCCGGCGTGGTGCGGCTGCGGTTCGGCCTCACCGACGGCCAGCCGCGCACCCTCGACGAGATCGGCCAGGTCTACGGCGTCACCCGCGAACGCATTCGTCAGATCGAGTCGAAGACGATGTCGAAACTCCGGCACCCCAGCCGGTCCCAAGTCCTGCGCGACTACCTCGACTAGCGCGCAGCGATATGGCCAGAACTCCCCCGGCGGCGGTACTCAGTGCCATCAACGCGTTTCGCGGTGGCCTGCAGTGGCTGCGCCAGGCCACCGTCCCCGCCCCCGTGGCCATCATGGAGCTCGGGTTCGGCGGCTGGCTCACCCAGGCGCTCAGTGCCGCGGTGCGCTTGGGAATCGCCGACGCGCTCAGTGCCGGTCCGCTGACCGCCGACGAGGTCGCCAACCGAGTGGGCACCGACCCGCGCGCCACCTATCGGCTCATGCGCGCCCTCGCCAGCCACTCGGTGCTCAAGTTGCGCCGCGATGGCCGCTTCGCCTTGACCCGTACCGGACGAGCACTGGTCTCCGACAACCCGGCCGGCGTCGGCCCGATGCTCGCGTTCATCGGCCACCCGGCGCACCGGGAACACTGGTCGAACCTGGAGCACTCCGTACGGACGGGTGAAACCGCCGTCAGCAAGGTTCGCGGAATGTCGTTCTTTTCCTACACCGACACCAACCCTGAGCTGGCGCGGGTCTTCAACGATGCCATGACCGGCGCTTCCGCTATGGCAATCGAAAGCGCTGTTCCCGCATATGATTTCAGCGCCAGTAAGCTGATCGTGGATGTGGGCGGCGGCCACGGCGCACTACTGGCCGCGGTGCTGCGTCAGACGCCGGATGCTCGCGGCGTGCTGTTCGACCTGCCGCAGGTGGTCGCTGGCGCGGGCGCGACGGTGGCGGACGTAGCGTCACGCTGTGATCTGCACGGTGGGTCCTTCTTCGAGTCAGTCCCCGCCGGCGGCGACACCTATCTACTCAAGACCGTCATCCACGACTGGGACGACGAGCAGTCGTTGGCGATTCTGCGCAATGTCCGGGCCGCCATCGCGCCCGGCGGCAAGGTGCTGCTGTTCGAAATGGTGTTGCCCGAGGGCGCGCCTGCCCACCTCGGGCTGGTTCTCGACCTGGAGATGCTGGTTGCCGCCGGTGGACAGGAACGCACGCGGCGCGAGTACTCCGAGTTGCTGTCCCAGACGGGATTCGAGTTGCAGCGCGTGATTCCGACCACCAGCCCCCTGGCGATCATCGAGGCCCGAGCGGTCTAGGGCGCCGACGTCTTCGCCGCGGCGTAGGATCGCCCAGCATGCCGACCGATGACGCGTCGCAGGTGACTTTCGCCGCGTTGTTGAAGCGTGCCGCCACCCACGGCCATCGGGTGCCGCCCGAGGCCGATCTGAATCCTGCTGTGTGCGACGCGATCAACGCGGTCGCCGCCGCCTGGCCACGAGTGCCCGCGATTTTGATCAACAAGGCGCAAACCGCGTTCGCTCGTAGCGAACTCACCCGGGCGTCGGCAGCCAAGCCGACGACCCCGTTCAACCTCAATCGGCCGGAGCGAACACACCGTCCGGGCCCGGCCGATAATCACTGACACCGATCACCGCCTCAACGGGCAACGGCCCGTACAGGTGCGGGAACAGCATGGCCGCCGGATCGCTCGGTACGCCCGGCTCCCAGCGCACCGGCGCGCCGACCCTAGCCGGATCCACCTGCAGCAACACCAGATCCGTGCAGCCCCGATACAGCCGGTTCGCGGGCAGGTGCACCTGTTGCGGGGTTGACATGTGCACGAATCCCACGGTGTCCAACGACTCCGGACGCAGCTCCCCGGACGCCTGCGCGCGCGCCCAGTCGCCGGCACTGCACAGGTGCACCAGCGCGTCGGACGGGATCGGCGATCGTGTCATGGCACCGATCCTGCCGCACCGGCTGCCGGGGTGAGACACGACACAGCCGAACGGGGGAACAACGCCGAACGCGCAAGCGTCTGACACACTTGAGAACAACCGCGAGAACGGAGGAGCCCATGAACGCGACTCTGACCAGTCCTGAACTCACTCGGGCTGATCGATGCGACCGGTGCGGAGCCGCCGCACGGGTACGAGCCACGCTGCCCTCCGGTGCCGAACTTCTTTTCTGCCAGCACCACGCCAACGAGCACGAAGCCAAGCTGATCGAGCTGGCCGCCGTGATTCAGGTCAGCGCGGCGACTGAGGCGTAACCGGAGCCGGCACGCAACACGCCCGTCTGCGCGATTGTGCAATAGCAGCACCCGTCAGGAATGCTGGGCTGGTCATGACTGACCAGATCCCCAAACCTTCCCGTCATCACCTGCTCCGCATTGCACGTCGCACGCTGGTCAAGAGCTGGGACGATTCGATCTTCGCCGAATCGGCACAGGCGGGATTCTGGTCGGTGTTGTCCCTGCCGCCGTTGCTGCTGGGGATGCTGGGAAGCCTGTCCTACGTGGCGCCGCTGTTCGGGCCGGACACGCTGGCCACCATCCAGGACCGGCTGATCGGCATGGCCAGCAGCTTCTTCTCGAAGAACGTCGTGGTGGAGATCATCGAGCCGACCGTGCGGGACATCGTGGCCAATGCCCGCGGCGAGGTGGTCTCGCTGGGATTCGTGATCTCGTTGTGGGCCGGCTCCTCGGCGATCTCGGCGTTCGTCGACTCGGTGGTCGAGGCGCACGATCAGACTCCGCTGCGGCATCCGGTGCGGCAACGCTTCTTCGCGTTGGGTCTCTACGTCGCGATGTTGGTGATCGCGGTGGCCACCGCGCCGTTGGCCGCACTCGGGCCGCACGCGGTCGCCGAGCACCTCCCGGCCCGGTGGACCGACGTGCTGCGGTTCGGCTATTACCCAGCCTTGGTGCTGGGCCTACTACTGGCGGTGACGGTGCTCTACCGGGTGTCGCTGCCCAAACCCCTACCCTCACATCGGCTGGTGTTCGGCGCACTGCTGGCCACCACGGTGTTCGTCGTGGCGACGATGGGCCTGCGGATCTACCTGCGCTACATCACCAGCACCGGCTACACCTACGGGGCGTTGGCGACGCCGATCGCCTTCCTGCTGTTCGCGTTCCTGCTGGGCTTCGCCATCATGCTGGGCGCAGAGCTGAACGCCGCGGTCCAAGAGGAGTGGCCCGCGCAGGCCACTCACCTGCACCAGCTGCGTAGGTGGGTGGTGTCACGGGCCGGCCAGCCGGCCCAGACCCGCAATGACACCGAGCCGGTCAAGCCTGCTTGAGAGTGGCGTAGATCTTCTTGCAGTCCGGGCAGACCGGGGAGCCCGGCTTGGCCGACTTGGTCACCGGAAAGACCTCGCCGCACAGCGCCACCACGTGGGTTCCCATGACCGCGCTCTCGGCGATCTTGTCCTTCTTGACGTAATGGAAGTATTTCGGGGTGTCGCCGTCGGTCCCGTCATCGACGCGTTCCTCGGAATCGGTGCGCTCGAGGGTGTCGGTCTGTATGCCCATCTCCCCATTGTGCCCAGAACTGGAGTTGATCCAAAACCCCTGGTGCCACCGA includes these proteins:
- a CDS encoding potassium channel family protein, translated to MRVVVMGCGRVGASLADGLSRIGHEVAIIDRDSTAFNRLSPEFNGERVLGMGFDRDVLLRAGIEEAAAFAAVSSGDNSNIIAARLARETFGVSRVVARIYDAKRAAVYERLGIPTIATVPWTTDRLLDALTRESETTKWRDPTGTVAVAEVVLHEDWIGRPVTDLEAATNARVAFLIRFGTGILPEPKTVIQASDQVYIVAVSGRVAEAIAIAALPPSEDLDK
- a CDS encoding potassium channel family protein, which produces MKVVVAGAGAVGRSIARELLDSDHQVTLIERNPDHVDTEDIADAQWHLGDACELSLLESVHLESFDVVIAATGDDKANVVLSLLAKTEFAVPRVVARVNDPRNEWLFTDAWGVDVAVSTPRMLASLVEEAVAVGDLVRLMEFRKGQANLLEITLPDDTPWGGKPVRKLALPRDAALVTILRGTRVIVPQDDEPLEGGDELLFVASSGVETELRALLLPAH
- a CDS encoding DUF3159 domain-containing protein; this translates as MSEEYSVEGAQGPQRLLEQIGGLAGVIYSSLPIVVFVPASNLFGLRVAVLSALGVAAAVLVWRLIRKQSSQPAISGFFGVAVCALIAYLMGDSKGYFLLGIWTSLVWAVVFAASMVIRRPVVGYIWSWASGQPQTWRELRSAVYAYDLATLTWALVFGSRFVVQRLLYNADQTGWLGVTRIAMGWPLTAVAAVVTYLAVKYVQRALDERPTAGEAEPEPRSVGR
- a CDS encoding OB-fold nucleic acid binding domain-containing protein, with amino-acid sequence MAAPKGYLRRLTRRLTEDPELRDVEELSDEALNTGAQRAIDCQRGQEVTMVGVLRSVEANAKGCVGGVRAELFDGTDTVTLVWLGQRRIPGIDSGRTLRVHGRLGKLESGCKAIYNPHYEIQQ
- a CDS encoding alpha/beta fold hydrolase, which produces MFLRGVTAVLLPGTGSDDDYIRRAFCAPLQQVGAELVTHRPQPGRLIEGYLEALEAAAIRSGPILAGGVSIGAAVATAWALRHPERVVGVLAALPAWTGSPDDAPAAHAARYSAGQLRKDGLAAVVAQMRASSPTWLGDELTRSWTAQWPQLPDALEEAAAYVAPTEAELATLTVPMGVTAAVDDAVHPLQTATEWAATAPRAALCTVTLDQIGADPTALGTACVNALRIAAG
- a CDS encoding DUF3710 domain-containing protein gives rise to the protein MAFGRGKGKGEADEPTSAGPEASGAADEFVSDSEELEGPFDIEDFDDPAAATTARLDLGSVLVPMPAGAQVQVELSEAGVPSAVWLVTPNGRFNIAAYAAPKSPGLWREVAGELAEALRRDNAMVSIVDGPWGREVLGSATGAVRFIGVDGYRWMVRCVINGRPETMDVLAQQAREALADTVVRRGDTPLPVRTPLPVRLPEPMAEQLRAAAAQQAAAQQAAAEQAAAQQAAALQQSAMFGGGGDVPPAPAARRSVEGSAMQQLRTITGG
- the dut gene encoding dUTP diphosphatase; amino-acid sequence: MSPSLAVVRLDPDLPLPSRAHAGDAGVDLYSAVDVELGPGQRALVPTGIAVAIPFGMVGLIHPRSGLAARVGLSIVNSPGTVDAGYRGEIKVSLINLDPATPIVIHRGDRIAQLLVQRVELPELIEVTSFDEAGLEPTTRGSGGHGSSGGHASL
- a CDS encoding DUF3093 domain-containing protein, coding for MSGSRLNHRASQTVRYSEQLWVPWWWWPLGFLGNGLMAYEVRLGLRTLPGWLPFAVFFAITVGALLWLGRIKVRVVESGGETQLWAGDAHLPATAIARCAEVPRSAKSAALGRQLDPAAYVVHRGWVGPMVLVVLDDPDDPTPYWLVSCRNPQRVLAALQA
- a CDS encoding DUF4193 domain-containing protein, with protein sequence MATDYDAPRRTETDDVSEDSLEELKARRNEAQSAVVDVDESESAESFELPGADLSGEELSVRVVPKQADEFTCSSCFLVQHRSRLASEKNGVMICTDCAA
- the cei gene encoding envelope integrity protein Cei: MVAQITTGSEFDKHGRPFRRRNNRPAAYALAALALLTAVAWGVALTRPADVHEVAVCNAPPAPTEPAQPRLGTQVPRAAMISTTPAKLADIKARVLNASGRAGQAADVADALRDDGFAQPTAANDPIYAEDRLDCQGQIRFGPAGQAAAAALWLVAPCTELFRDDRPDDSVDLAVGSDFVSLSHSDDIEAALAGLRPDATGLPDPALLTKIHSGTC
- the ppgK gene encoding polyphosphate--glucose phosphotransferase; translated protein: MTGTDPVPSPIEDRPIAGARRQRRGFGVDVGGSGIKGGVVDLDTGALIGERFKLPTPSPATPVLVAQTVAAVVRDFGWTGPLGVTYPGVVVNGVVQTAANVDKSWIGLNAQETIAAELDGQEIVILNDADAAGLAEERFGAGKNNSGVVVLLTFGTGIGSAVIHNGKLLPNTELGHIEVGGKEAEHRAAASVKERKNWSMEKWAKQVTMVLMAIEDALCPDLIIVGGGISRKADRWVPLLGNRTPVVAATLQNTAGIVGAAMASSADVTR
- a CDS encoding RNA polymerase sigma factor; the encoded protein is MAASKAQPATEEPKKGSAAKAPAKAAVKSPAKAPAKRTAAKATKAAPAKKATKSTARGAAADGAAKPAARSTRGPAKKAAKATKAGAKNTDADLAPEDLDTDVELDGEPGDEDIDDADVAIDDLEDGDGDDAAPGPAAVAAGSAGDEEDDEIAEPSEKDKASGDFVWDEEESEALRQARKDAELTASADSVRAYLKQIGKVALLNAEEEVELAKRIEAGLFATQKMAEHTEKGEKLAVAYRRDMAWICRDGDRAKNHLLEANLRLVVSLAKRYTGRGMAFLDLIQEGNLGLIRAVEKFDYTKGYKFSTYATWWIRQAITRAMADQARTIRIPVHMVEVINKLGRIQRELLQDLGREPTPEELAREMDITPEKVLEIQQYAREPISLDQTIGDEGDSQLGDFIEDSEAVVAVDAVSFTLLQDQLQSVLETLSEREAGVVRLRFGLTDGQPRTLDEIGQVYGVTRERIRQIESKTMSKLRHPSRSQVLRDYLD